One region of Purpureocillium takamizusanense chromosome 4, complete sequence genomic DNA includes:
- a CDS encoding uncharacterized protein (BUSCO:EOG09260BFE~EggNog:ENOG503NYMB~COG:S), translating to MPFLIEDSWLNGQASTGEIAELEDCAIAVDASYYLNLLLDTPPAHEPLLSALGGLTGIEAHINENLDLWSKNRITPFFIFDGQSITGQDQVSLARRRSANQKTDDAWDLYSQSQAEQAVATFGANPGAFCVRNLYPLLQNILKKRSLHFLVPPYNACAQLAYFEMSDSDQCAGVMGPQELLLYPIKDSVIRSFDWEAKTVSFVSKKKVMTGLGVGEPMFIDGMLMTGTSFLPPFPPLLDTSIYQNAFSIMDAVNMLRTSDKSVATACASFNDILQAQDPAWLDKYRKARMAVQHFIYIAENGEVRVNDFEKLTKDNHEYLGLQLPAELFHYLNTGLIGARNLNCITHGQILMQPTLEGGATEEYKKLVTDKILPLKEQALGLIIPRVHRGIGHKDITLRVWFDPKFAYTINHRALQPPPSQKVGSWDVKESDLRKFFPADFAGPIYLEVLALANSDFVELTLAKEKLIKGIDTTEMVTSVAIWRFLHLRGYVNDEHKLTKWGNALATTLLALKEANENRPEVPGLDEAALLAFELVRLGVLTAKYREDVVGMPRKGTEEEKSSLVLVSQCATLLKLRHQVYGYTGPLNKGLLAFRSLSTTVREADRDLIEAIVASMFMYGQCKRERDDYLDISQRLPFLQEPDIGLGIAIRTFFDEDEASDSKEARAARLAEFPRTFVPFAEALADDFRLCADFVGALNQGVQTVDSIELPAADKVAWAKAQRYLDARPF from the exons ATGCCTT TCCTAATCGAAGACTCCTGGCTCAATGGCCAGGCCAG TACCGGCGAGATTGCCGAGCTCGAAGATTGCGCCATTGCCGTCGATGCGTCTTATTATCTCAACCTCTTGCTCGACACTCCGCCCGCTCACGAACCATTGCTGTCCGCCCTCGGTGGTCTGACCGGCATCGAGGCTCACATCAATGAGAACCTGGACCTTTGGAGCAAGAATCGCATCACCcccttcttcatcttcgaCGGACAGTCCATCACCGGCCAAGACCAAGTatcgctcgcccgccggcgcagtGCGAATCAGAAGACCGACGATGCGTGGGACTTGTACTCACAATCCCAGGCTGAGCAGGCCGTGGCCACCTTTGGCGCCAACCCTG GCGCCTTTTGCGTTCGAAACCTATATCCCCTGCTTCAGAACATTTTAAAGAAGCGCAGCTTGCACTTCCTAGTGCCTCCTTACAATGCTTGCGCACAG CTTGCCTATTTCGAGATGAGTGATTCCGACCAATGTGCTGGCGTCATGGGCCCCCAGGAGCTCCTCCTCTACCCCATCAAGGACTCGGTCATCCGCAGCTTTGACTGGGAGGCTAAGACGGTGAGCTTCGTGTCGAAGAAAAAGGTCATGACGGGGCTCGGAGTGGGCGAACCCATGTTCATCGATGGAATGCTCATGACGGGCACCTCGTTTCTCCCGCCATTCCCCCCTCTGCTTGACACTTCCATTTACCAAAACGCCTTCTCCATCATGGACGCTGTCAACATGCTGCGCACCTCCGACAAATCTGTCGCGACCGCTTGCGCCTCGTTCAACGATATCTTGCAGGCTCAAGACCCCGCCTGGCTTGACAAGTATCGCAAGGCGCGCATGGCCGTCCAGCACTTCATTTACATCGCGGAAAACGGCGAGGTTCGCGTCAATGATTTCGAGAAGCTCACCAAGGACAACCACGAGTAtctcggcctgcagctgcccgccgagcTCTTCCACTACCTCAACACGGGTCTCATCGGCGCGCGGAATCTGAACTGTATAACGCACGGTCAGATCCTGATGCAGCCGACCCTCGAAGGCGGGGCTACCGAGGAGTACAAGAAGCTAGTGACGGACAAGATCCTGCCCCTGAAGGAGCAAGCCCTCGGTCTCATCATTCCCCGTGTCCACCGGGGCATCGGCCACAAGGACATCACACTACGTGTCTGGTTCGACCCCAAGTTCGCCTACACGATTAACCATCGGGCACTGcagcccccgccgtcgcagaaGGTGGGCTCGTGGGACGTCAAAGAGAGCGACCTCCGCAAGTTTTTCCCAGCCGATTTCGCTGGGCCCATTTACCTGGAGGTGCTGGCTCTGGCAAACTCGGACTTTGTGGAACTTacgctggccaaggagaagctcatcAAGGGCATTGATACAACGGAGATGGTGACCTCGGTCGCCATTTGGCGATTTTTGCACCTGAGAGGCTATGTCAACGACGAACACAAGCTGACGAAATGGGGGAATGCTCTGGccacgacgctgctggcgctcaaGGAGGCAAACGAGAATCGCCCCGAGGTGCCCGGCCTGGACGAAGCCGCTCTTCTCGCCTTCGAGCTCGTCCGTCTTGGCGTCCTCACTGCAAAGTACCGCGAAGACGTTGTCGGCATGCCGCGAAAGGGTACTGAGGAGGAAAAGTCCAGCCTGGTTCTTGTCAGTCAGTGCGCCACGTTGCTGAAGCTGCGACATCAGGTTTACGGCTACACGGGGCCTCTTAACAAGGGCCTCCTGGCGTTCCGGTCGCTTTCCACCACGGTTCGGGAGGCCGACCGCGACCTAATCGAGGCCATTGTCGCCTCCATGTTTATGTATGGCCAGtgcaagagagagagggatgACTACTTGGATATCAGCCAGAG GCTTCCCTTTTTGCAAGAGCCAGACATCGGACTGGGCATCGCGATTCGAACAttcttcgacgaggacgaggcgagcgacAGCAAAGAAGCGCGTGCTGCCCGATTGGCTGAGTTTCCGAGAACTTTTGTGCCTTTTGCGGAGGCACTGGCGGACGACTTCCGCCTGTGCGCAGACTTCGTCGGAGCGCTCAATCAAGGAGTACAGACTGTCGATAGCATAGAGCTGCCGGCCGCTGACAAGGTGGCCTGGGCCAAGGCTCAGCGGTACCTGGACGCAAGACCTTTTTAA